The following are encoded in a window of Polynucleobacter sp. VK25 genomic DNA:
- the rsgA gene encoding ribosome small subunit-dependent GTPase A, whose product MEQFHALLIASYGRHYLAQRLVANAGGQESPDGPLIQVSTPAKQHIGAVGDRMLLEMTSADQARIIHIEPRENLLYRSDAFKSKLIASNVDQILVVLATQPAFSPDLLGRAVVAAEANQIGLHILLNKCDLKDNLEHARKIIAPYARMGYQVSEVSAKFDSASIDALQAALQGRISVFVGQSGMGKSSLLNAWIPNAAALTQEYSVRLDTGKHTTTACRYFELPEAWGRDATGKLGALIDSPGFQEFGLAHMSVSELQHAFREFKDLLGKCRFHNCAHLSEPDCAVREAVDRNEIAPERLTLFRQLHSDSKTADVQIQGISQAKERWSALATKPSKR is encoded by the coding sequence AGCGCAGCGTTTGGTTGCTAATGCAGGTGGGCAGGAATCTCCCGATGGCCCACTGATTCAAGTCAGCACACCAGCCAAGCAACATATCGGTGCCGTAGGTGATCGGATGTTGCTTGAAATGACTTCCGCCGATCAAGCGCGCATCATTCATATAGAGCCTCGAGAAAATCTTCTCTATCGCTCAGATGCATTTAAAAGTAAATTGATTGCGTCCAATGTTGACCAAATCTTAGTAGTGCTGGCAACACAACCCGCTTTCTCGCCAGACCTACTGGGTAGAGCCGTCGTTGCCGCTGAAGCCAATCAAATTGGTCTTCATATTTTGCTAAATAAGTGCGACCTTAAAGATAATCTAGAGCACGCTCGTAAAATCATCGCGCCCTACGCACGCATGGGTTATCAAGTAAGCGAAGTCTCCGCCAAGTTTGATTCCGCTTCCATTGATGCATTACAGGCTGCACTACAAGGCAGAATCTCAGTCTTTGTAGGTCAATCCGGCATGGGCAAGTCCAGCCTCTTAAATGCATGGATACCCAATGCGGCAGCATTGACCCAAGAATATTCTGTCCGTTTAGATACCGGCAAACACACCACTACTGCTTGTCGTTACTTTGAATTGCCTGAGGCTTGGGGGAGGGATGCGACGGGCAAGCTTGGAGCTCTGATTGATTCACCGGGATTTCAAGAGTTTGGTTTGGCACATATGTCTGTAAGTGAATTGCAGCATGCCTTTAGAGAATTTAAAGATCTACTTGGAAAGTGCCGTTTTCATAATTGCGCGCATTTGTCAGAGCCCGATTGCGCAGTACGTGAAGCAGTAGACAGAAATGAAATAGCGCCAGAAAGACTGACGCTATTTAGACAACTGCATTCGGATTCGAAAACAGCGGATGTACAAATTCAGGGTATTAGCCAAGCCAAAGAGCGATGGTCAGCATTAGCAACAAAGCCATCCAAGCGATAA
- a CDS encoding CobD/CbiB family protein, whose amino-acid sequence MTFFSILFALIAEQYRPVTSSHWIARICARWLDWVAAEFGGKSEEGASPVGARMACLVAFVLPTFLVFMVYVTCMVTYPILGFLWNIVIAYLFFGFRQFSHSFTAVHEAIEAHDLPAARAALGEWYGPELDTSNLTETEVISLALERAIIGSHHHVFGVLFWFMMPMGPAGVVLYRLADIAAKRWSERGDYNLSESSRHFFYVLDWVPARITAMGFAIVGNFEGAVYGWRYLTQKWSDSLSAVILAAGSGALGVRLGEPMSEPDSDEALRMAEAGEPVVYEVGLEPTERTMRSAVGLVWRLVIAWMALLLMLTIALWLG is encoded by the coding sequence ATGACTTTCTTCTCTATTCTCTTCGCCCTCATTGCTGAGCAATATCGCCCAGTAACTTCAAGCCATTGGATTGCGCGCATATGTGCCCGCTGGTTGGATTGGGTCGCTGCTGAGTTCGGCGGTAAGTCTGAAGAAGGTGCGAGTCCGGTTGGTGCGCGCATGGCTTGTTTGGTTGCTTTTGTACTGCCAACCTTTTTGGTGTTTATGGTCTATGTCACTTGTATGGTGACATATCCCATCCTCGGTTTCCTGTGGAATATCGTCATCGCCTATTTGTTTTTTGGCTTCCGTCAATTTAGCCATTCCTTTACGGCAGTGCATGAGGCGATTGAAGCGCATGACTTGCCAGCAGCTCGCGCTGCCTTGGGCGAGTGGTATGGTCCAGAGTTAGACACTTCCAATCTCACCGAAACAGAAGTGATTTCTTTAGCGTTGGAGCGCGCCATTATTGGCTCACACCACCATGTCTTTGGCGTGTTGTTCTGGTTCATGATGCCAATGGGTCCTGCAGGTGTGGTCTTATATCGCTTGGCTGATATTGCTGCCAAGCGTTGGTCTGAGCGCGGTGACTATAACTTAAGTGAATCTTCACGACACTTTTTCTACGTGTTAGATTGGGTTCCTGCACGCATTACTGCAATGGGCTTTGCAATTGTTGGTAACTTTGAAGGCGCAGTCTATGGCTGGCGTTATCTGACGCAAAAATGGTCAGACTCTTTATCTGCTGTAATTTTGGCTGCAGGTAGTGGTGCACTTGGTGTGCGCTTGGGTGAGCCGATGAGTGAGCCTGACAGTGATGAAGCTTTACGTATGGCTGAGGCTGGAGAGCCAGTAGTCTATGAAGTAGGTCTTGAGCCTACTGAGAGAACCATGCGCTCTGCAGTGGGTTTGGTATGGCGCTTAGTTATCGCTTGGATGGCTTTGTTGCTAATGCTGACCATCGCTCTTTGGCTTGGCTAA
- a CDS encoding CoA pyrophosphatase has protein sequence MPKTPSPEDYAINIAAPPGFDAQAVPIQQVCAHEKKVSQEFLEPVGLKARLQSPPQWQPEITDESRHVIAADIIAKREAVGKVTKAAVLIPLVLKEDGLSVLLTQRTNHLRDHAGQISFPGGRMDPEDQGPNDTALRESQEEIGLDPKRVEIIGHLPQYLTVSGYSVTPVVGLVQAQAEYVLDAFEVADVFEVPLSFLLDPANHQVRLWQSEQGGRRFYAMPYENRFIWGATAGMLRNLYHLLKV, from the coding sequence ATGCCCAAGACGCCAAGCCCTGAAGACTATGCAATCAATATTGCTGCGCCTCCTGGGTTTGATGCGCAAGCGGTTCCCATTCAACAGGTATGCGCTCATGAAAAGAAAGTCTCTCAAGAATTCCTGGAGCCAGTCGGTTTAAAAGCCCGCCTGCAATCGCCACCACAATGGCAACCTGAGATCACTGATGAGAGTCGCCATGTGATTGCAGCAGACATTATTGCCAAACGTGAGGCTGTAGGAAAAGTTACCAAAGCAGCTGTACTTATTCCTCTGGTATTAAAAGAAGATGGCTTATCTGTCTTGTTAACACAAAGGACTAATCATTTGCGTGATCATGCGGGGCAAATTAGTTTCCCAGGCGGCCGTATGGATCCTGAAGATCAAGGTCCCAATGACACCGCTTTACGTGAGAGCCAAGAAGAAATCGGACTTGATCCTAAGCGGGTTGAGATTATTGGTCATCTGCCACAGTATTTAACGGTTTCTGGCTATAGCGTCACTCCAGTAGTAGGATTAGTCCAAGCTCAGGCAGAATATGTCTTAGATGCATTTGAGGTGGCTGATGTATTTGAAGTGCCCTTGAGCTTTTTGCTTGATCCTGCCAATCATCAGGTTAGACTGTGGCAAAGTGAGCAGGGCGGACGTCGTTTTTATGCAATGCCTTATGAAAACCGCTTTATTTGGGGCGCCACTGCGGGCATGTTACGTAACCTTTATCATTTATTAAAAGTATGA
- the rplS gene encoding 50S ribosomal protein L19, protein MNLIEKIEQEEIARLSANKVLPSFAPGDTVVVSVNVVEGTRKRAQAFEGVVIAKRNRGLNSSFIVRKISSGEGVERTFQTYSPLIAGIEVKRRGDVRRAKLYYLRDRSGKSARIKEKLPARKAAVAAPAAE, encoded by the coding sequence ATGAATTTAATTGAAAAAATTGAGCAAGAAGAAATTGCTCGCTTAAGTGCTAACAAAGTATTGCCAAGCTTTGCTCCTGGCGACACAGTAGTAGTTAGCGTTAACGTTGTTGAAGGTACACGTAAGCGTGCCCAGGCCTTTGAAGGCGTTGTGATTGCTAAACGTAATCGCGGACTCAATTCCAGCTTTATCGTTCGCAAGATTTCATCTGGCGAAGGTGTAGAGCGTACATTCCAAACTTACTCACCATTGATCGCTGGTATTGAAGTCAAGCGTCGCGGTGATGTACGTCGTGCTAAGTTGTATTACTTGCGTGATCGTTCAGGTAAGTCTGCACGTATTAAAGAGAAGCTTCCTGCGCGTAAGGCAGCAGTGGCAGCTCCAGCCGCAGAGTAA
- the trmD gene encoding tRNA (guanosine(37)-N1)-methyltransferase TrmD, producing the protein MRFDVVTLFPEMFSALTQWGITGRACEQSLASVHLWNPRDFCSDPRKTVDDRAYGGGPGMVMMAKPLEDTVAGIKAVHQAAGIKSGPICLLAPQGERFSQKIAADILNYGNLSFICGRYEAIDQRFVDRNVDLQLSIGDFVLSGGEIPAMAMMDAVIRLIPGALGDGESATQDSFMNGLLDYPHYTRPEIYENLSVPDVLLGGHHAKIADWRRQKSLELTFRLRPDLIESARAKGLLTREDEQFLRSL; encoded by the coding sequence ATGCGCTTTGACGTTGTGACCTTGTTTCCAGAAATGTTCTCTGCTTTAACGCAGTGGGGAATTACTGGTCGCGCGTGTGAGCAATCTTTGGCTAGTGTCCATCTGTGGAATCCTCGGGATTTTTGCTCGGATCCTCGTAAAACGGTAGATGATCGCGCTTATGGCGGCGGCCCAGGAATGGTCATGATGGCTAAACCTCTGGAGGATACGGTTGCTGGAATTAAGGCAGTCCATCAGGCGGCCGGGATTAAAAGTGGCCCCATTTGTCTATTGGCACCCCAGGGTGAGCGTTTTTCTCAGAAGATAGCAGCGGATATTCTCAATTACGGCAATTTAAGCTTTATTTGCGGGCGATATGAGGCCATAGATCAGCGTTTTGTCGACCGAAATGTCGATTTACAGCTCTCTATTGGAGATTTTGTGCTTTCTGGGGGCGAAATCCCTGCTATGGCGATGATGGATGCGGTCATTAGACTGATCCCTGGGGCGCTTGGAGATGGCGAATCAGCCACCCAGGACAGCTTTATGAACGGTCTTTTGGACTATCCACACTACACCCGCCCCGAAATATATGAAAATTTATCCGTTCCGGACGTGCTTTTAGGCGGACATCACGCTAAAATAGCGGATTGGCGTCGGCAGAAGTCTTTAGAGCTGACGTTCAGGTTAAGGCCGGACTTAATTGAATCGGCCAGAGCCAAAGGGTTGCTAACCCGAGAAGATGAACAATTTCTTCGCTCTCTGTGA
- the rimM gene encoding ribosome maturation factor RimM (Essential for efficient processing of 16S rRNA) — MSTPSLDELIELGAISEAQGLQGQVKVRPHSSEPVALLSSKSVWLSLIPRRDAGVSASIEQASLTQYKVKSSKVHSGNVVMALEGVSDRDQALALKGARILVARDAFPKAESDSYYWVDLIGCKAMNLQDESLGEVVDITENGAHGVIAIGDPQTKTIKYLVPFVKEVVQNVDLPNKTITLDWQSDWQ, encoded by the coding sequence ATGAGTACGCCTTCCCTCGACGAATTGATTGAACTTGGCGCCATATCTGAGGCACAAGGATTGCAGGGGCAGGTGAAAGTTAGACCTCACTCGTCAGAGCCTGTAGCACTTCTCTCTTCTAAATCCGTTTGGTTATCTCTGATCCCGCGTAGGGATGCAGGCGTTTCTGCGTCTATAGAGCAGGCCTCATTGACGCAATACAAGGTGAAGAGTTCTAAGGTGCACAGCGGCAATGTCGTGATGGCGCTTGAGGGTGTCAGCGATCGTGATCAGGCGCTTGCCTTGAAAGGCGCCAGGATATTAGTGGCGCGCGATGCATTTCCGAAAGCGGAAAGCGACTCTTACTACTGGGTTGACCTCATTGGATGCAAGGCAATGAATTTGCAAGACGAGTCCCTTGGTGAAGTCGTTGATATCACTGAGAATGGCGCGCATGGTGTGATTGCCATCGGCGATCCGCAAACAAAGACAATCAAGTACTTAGTTCCTTTTGTAAAGGAAGTGGTACAAAACGTCGACCTGCCAAATAAAACCATTACTCTAGATTGGCAGTCTGACTGGCAATAA
- the rpsP gene encoding 30S ribosomal protein S16 produces the protein MVVIRLARGGSKKRPFYSIVATDKRNRRDSNFIERIGYFNPQAAATEQAMRIAQDRLTYWTGVGAQVSPTVVRLIKNNPAV, from the coding sequence ATGGTCGTCATTCGACTGGCACGCGGCGGTTCTAAGAAGCGCCCTTTTTACAGCATCGTTGCTACTGATAAGCGCAACCGTCGTGACTCGAACTTTATCGAGCGTATTGGTTATTTCAATCCACAAGCAGCGGCAACTGAGCAAGCAATGCGCATTGCTCAAGATCGTTTGACTTACTGGACTGGTGTTGGTGCGCAGGTTTCCCCAACAGTAGTTCGTTTGATCAAAAACAATCCAGCTGTTTAA
- a CDS encoding META domain-containing protein — protein sequence MLSCLCLGFLTGCANVIPPCGAKISPPSSELKNTKWELTRWNLPPNSNGEVRTRQTPQGDASNPIQIIFDANGQRLSGSTGCNRFTATLDEDARGFSLKQIATTKMACSPQRMELENDFLYELNDYRSIVRNGDQLLMIGTDREVLSFTQKQNK from the coding sequence GTGCTTTCTTGCCTATGTCTTGGATTTTTAACTGGTTGCGCCAATGTAATTCCCCCTTGCGGTGCCAAAATCAGCCCTCCAAGCAGTGAACTCAAAAATACCAAGTGGGAGCTCACCCGCTGGAACCTACCCCCCAATAGCAACGGCGAGGTACGTACCAGACAGACCCCCCAGGGCGATGCTAGCAACCCTATTCAAATCATTTTTGATGCGAACGGGCAGCGTCTCAGTGGGTCAACAGGATGCAATCGCTTTACTGCAACACTGGATGAAGATGCTCGTGGTTTTTCACTCAAACAAATTGCTACTACCAAGATGGCTTGTAGCCCGCAGCGCATGGAATTAGAGAATGACTTCCTCTATGAGCTAAACGACTATCGCAGTATCGTGCGCAATGGCGATCAACTACTGATGATCGGCACTGATCGGGAAGTGCTCAGCTTTACACAAAAACAGAACAAATAA
- a CDS encoding acyl-CoA dehydrogenase — translation MPYVAPVKDMLFVMNELAGLSDVVAYPSYAEAGADVDLAPAILEESAKFNQDVVAPLNWAGDQNPSSLKDGVVTTTPGFKDAFEQYAAAGWQGVIHPAEFGGQGLPKLISTACLEMVNAANLSFALCPLLTDGAIEALLTAASPELQEQYVPKMISGEWTGTMNLTEPQAGSDLAMVRSRAVPEGDGTYKIFGTKIYITYGEHDMAKNIIHLVLARTPDAPEGVKGISLFVVPKFMVNKDGSLGERNDVHCVSIEHKLGIKASPTAVLQFGDHGGAVGYLVGEENRGLEYMFVMMNAARFAVGMQGIAVAERAYQKAVQYAKDRVQSRDLAGSAGPVAIIHQPDVKRMLMTMRAYTEASRALAYYAASAYDAQHAAPDEAIRKANQAIYEFLVPIVKGFSTEMSIEVASLGVQVHGGMGFIEETGAAQYYRDARILTIYEGTTAIQANDLVGRKTVRDGGAIAKELSQRIAATEKDLAASGSDDAKAVLKQLTLARAAFEQAVTYIVANAKTDIKAVYAGSFAYLRLSGLVLGGWQMARALLAAERMRDGDPKFYDAKIATARFFAENLMPQAQALATSIVESGHSTNALEVEQF, via the coding sequence ATGCCATACGTAGCCCCAGTGAAAGATATGTTGTTTGTGATGAATGAACTGGCTGGGCTATCGGATGTTGTTGCCTATCCTTCTTATGCAGAGGCAGGCGCAGACGTAGATTTAGCACCTGCTATTTTGGAAGAATCCGCCAAATTCAATCAAGACGTTGTTGCACCACTCAATTGGGCTGGTGATCAAAACCCAAGCTCATTAAAAGATGGGGTAGTTACTACTACTCCTGGTTTCAAGGATGCCTTTGAGCAATACGCTGCTGCAGGATGGCAGGGTGTGATTCATCCAGCAGAGTTTGGTGGCCAAGGCTTGCCAAAGTTGATCTCTACCGCTTGTTTAGAAATGGTGAATGCAGCCAACCTTTCTTTTGCACTCTGTCCATTGCTGACCGACGGTGCTATTGAGGCGCTATTAACTGCTGCTAGCCCAGAACTTCAGGAGCAATATGTTCCAAAGATGATCTCTGGTGAGTGGACTGGAACGATGAACTTGACTGAACCACAAGCTGGCTCTGATCTTGCGATGGTTCGTTCACGCGCCGTTCCTGAAGGTGATGGTACTTACAAGATTTTTGGCACTAAAATTTATATCACCTATGGTGAGCACGATATGGCTAAGAACATTATCCATTTAGTGCTTGCAAGAACACCTGATGCGCCAGAAGGTGTGAAAGGTATTTCTTTATTCGTAGTACCGAAGTTTATGGTAAATAAAGATGGTTCATTGGGCGAACGTAATGATGTGCATTGCGTTTCGATCGAACATAAGCTTGGTATTAAAGCGAGTCCAACAGCGGTTCTGCAGTTTGGAGATCATGGCGGCGCAGTCGGCTACCTAGTGGGCGAGGAAAATCGCGGACTGGAATACATGTTCGTGATGATGAATGCAGCTCGCTTTGCAGTAGGCATGCAAGGAATTGCAGTTGCAGAGCGCGCATATCAAAAGGCAGTTCAATATGCAAAAGATCGTGTTCAAAGTCGTGACTTAGCGGGTTCAGCTGGTCCAGTTGCAATTATTCATCAGCCGGATGTGAAGCGGATGCTCATGACTATGCGAGCTTATACAGAAGCATCGCGTGCTTTGGCATACTACGCTGCCTCTGCATACGACGCGCAGCATGCCGCTCCTGATGAGGCAATTCGCAAAGCCAATCAAGCGATTTATGAGTTCTTAGTGCCAATCGTTAAGGGCTTCTCTACAGAGATGTCGATCGAGGTGGCCAGCTTAGGCGTTCAAGTGCATGGCGGTATGGGCTTTATTGAAGAAACTGGCGCTGCACAGTATTACCGTGATGCTCGTATCTTGACGATTTACGAGGGCACTACCGCGATTCAGGCAAATGACCTGGTTGGTAGAAAAACAGTGCGTGATGGTGGTGCTATTGCGAAAGAGTTATCTCAGAGAATTGCTGCTACTGAAAAAGATTTGGCTGCAAGTGGTAGTGATGACGCTAAAGCAGTACTCAAACAGCTTACATTGGCGCGTGCTGCATTTGAGCAAGCAGTGACTTATATTGTTGCAAATGCAAAGACCGATATCAAAGCTGTATATGCAGGCAGTTTTGCTTATCTGCGTTTGTCAGGTCTCGTATTGGGTGGTTGGCAAATGGCTAGAGCACTTTTAGCTGCAGAACGTATGCGTGATGGCGATCCAAAGTTCTATGATGCAAAGATTGCTACAGCACGTTTTTTTGCTGAGAACCTCATGCCTCAAGCGCAAGCCTTGGCTACATCGATTGTTGAGAGTGGCCACTCCACAAACGCATTAGAAGTAGAGCAGTTCTAA
- a CDS encoding electron transfer flavoprotein subunit alpha/FixB family protein, translated as MAALVIAEHDNQSLKAATLNAVAAALQCSPEVDVLVAGSGADAAAAAAAQITGVRKVIQMDAANLADQLAEPLAAQILSIANGYSHILAPATANGKNVLPRVAAQLDVAQLSDVTKVISADTFERPIYAGNAIATVQSADPIKVITVRTTGFDPVAATGGSAAVEKAAAADSKAQSSFVGRELTKSDRPELTAAKIIVSGGRGLGSGEKYQELIAPLADKLGAALGASRAAVDAGYVPNDYQVGQTGKIVAPQLYIAVGISGAIQHLAGMKDSKVIVAINKDPEAPIFGVADYGLVADLNTAVPELTKALS; from the coding sequence ATGGCCGCACTTGTAATTGCCGAACACGATAATCAATCTCTCAAAGCAGCAACCTTGAATGCGGTAGCGGCTGCTTTGCAGTGCTCACCAGAAGTGGATGTGCTCGTTGCTGGAAGTGGTGCTGATGCGGCTGCAGCTGCGGCAGCCCAAATTACTGGCGTACGTAAAGTTATTCAAATGGATGCAGCCAATCTAGCGGATCAATTAGCTGAACCCTTAGCGGCGCAGATCCTCTCCATTGCGAATGGCTATAGCCATATCTTGGCACCTGCAACCGCAAACGGCAAGAATGTATTGCCACGCGTTGCTGCACAGTTAGATGTAGCCCAGTTATCTGACGTCACTAAAGTCATCTCTGCAGATACTTTCGAGCGTCCAATTTATGCAGGCAATGCGATTGCGACCGTGCAAAGTGCCGACCCAATCAAAGTGATTACCGTCCGTACTACTGGTTTTGATCCTGTAGCTGCTACTGGTGGTTCAGCTGCTGTAGAAAAAGCTGCCGCCGCTGACAGCAAGGCACAGTCATCTTTTGTTGGTCGCGAGTTAACTAAATCGGATCGTCCAGAATTGACCGCTGCCAAAATTATTGTTTCTGGTGGTCGTGGTTTGGGCTCTGGTGAAAAGTATCAGGAGTTGATTGCACCTCTGGCTGATAAGCTCGGGGCTGCCTTAGGAGCATCGCGTGCTGCTGTAGATGCCGGTTACGTTCCGAATGATTACCAAGTGGGTCAGACTGGCAAGATTGTCGCCCCTCAGCTTTACATCGCAGTTGGTATCTCCGGTGCTATTCAGCATTTGGCAGGTATGAAAGACTCCAAAGTGATCGTAGCCATCAATAAAGATCCAGAGGCGCCAATATTTGGTGTTGCTGACTATGGCCTGGTGGCAGATTTAAATACTGCTGTGCCTGAATTAACCAAAGCACTTAGCTGA
- a CDS encoding electron transfer flavoprotein subunit beta/FixA family protein: MKILVAVKRVVDYNVKIRVKSDNSGVDLANVKMSMNPFDEIAVEEAVRLKEAGVATEVLVVSAGATQCQETLRTALAIGADRAILVETDAELQPLAVAKILKALSDKEQAQIIILGKQAIDDDSNQTGQMLASLLDIPQATFASKVVVADGKATVTREVDGGLETIALTLPAVITTDLRLNEPRYVTLPNIMKAKKKTIDIVKPEDLGVDIAPRLKTIKVEEPPKRSAGVMVADVAALVEKLKNEAKVI; the protein is encoded by the coding sequence ATGAAAATCTTAGTAGCTGTAAAACGCGTTGTTGATTACAACGTCAAAATTCGGGTGAAATCAGATAACTCTGGCGTGGATTTAGCCAACGTCAAAATGAGTATGAATCCTTTTGATGAAATCGCTGTTGAAGAAGCGGTGCGTTTAAAAGAAGCGGGCGTAGCAACCGAAGTGCTTGTGGTGTCTGCCGGCGCGACTCAATGCCAAGAAACTCTTCGTACTGCATTAGCTATTGGTGCTGACCGTGCAATCCTTGTTGAAACAGATGCAGAATTACAGCCTTTAGCAGTAGCCAAGATCCTCAAAGCACTCTCCGATAAAGAGCAGGCACAAATCATCATTCTCGGTAAGCAAGCAATTGATGACGATAGCAATCAAACGGGTCAGATGTTAGCCAGTCTGTTAGATATCCCACAGGCAACCTTTGCTTCTAAAGTGGTAGTTGCAGATGGCAAAGCTACTGTTACTCGCGAAGTTGACGGCGGTCTAGAAACTATTGCACTTACATTGCCTGCAGTGATCACTACTGACTTACGTTTGAACGAGCCACGCTATGTGACTTTACCGAACATCATGAAGGCGAAGAAGAAAACGATTGATATCGTGAAGCCTGAAGACTTGGGTGTAGATATTGCCCCACGCCTCAAAACAATCAAAGTAGAAGAGCCACCTAAGCGTAGTGCAGGTGTGATGGTTGCTGATGTAGCAGCCCTTGTAGAAAAACTCAAAAATGAAGCGAAGGTGATCTAA
- a CDS encoding acyl-CoA synthetase, producing the protein MANIYEQGLDRNPANYTPITPLLFLERSAQIYPNKTAVVHGKLRQTWAQTYERCRRLASALQKHGIGLGDTVAVMLPNTPPMVEAHFGIPMSGAVLNALNTRLDAESVAFMLNHGEAKVVIVDPEFSVVMKKALEIAKKESGREFLVVDVEEKEFDVPGEKLGKLTYEQLLSEGDPHFAWQVPADEWQAICLNYTSGTTGNPKGVVYHHRGAAINAVSNVLDWDMNKHPVYLWTLPMFHCNGWCFPWTIAARAGVNVCLRRVDAQHIFAAIKEHGVTHYCAAPIVHNLLVNAPDELKAGVPAGVKGLIAGAAPPASIIEGMEKLGFDLTHVYGLTEVYGPASVCVKQDEWNDLDIGERARLNARQGVRYHMQQAIAVLDPETMQPVPADGETMGEIMFKGNIAMKGYLKNEKATQEAFEGGWFHSGDLAVMNPDGYVKMKDRSKDIIISGGENISSVEVEDVLYRHPAINAAAVVAKPDPKWGETPCAFLEIKPGAEVTAEEIIAHCKQHLAGFKVPRAIVFCELPKTSTGKIQKFELRKQAGSAAAIDV; encoded by the coding sequence ATGGCAAATATTTATGAACAGGGCTTGGATCGTAATCCAGCTAATTACACCCCCATTACCCCTCTGCTTTTTTTAGAGCGTTCTGCACAAATTTATCCCAATAAGACGGCCGTTGTTCATGGAAAATTGCGTCAGACCTGGGCGCAAACCTATGAGCGTTGCCGTCGCTTGGCAAGCGCCTTGCAAAAACACGGTATTGGCTTAGGTGACACGGTAGCGGTGATGTTGCCAAATACACCGCCAATGGTGGAGGCGCACTTTGGCATTCCAATGTCAGGCGCAGTCTTGAATGCCCTAAATACCCGCTTGGATGCAGAGTCGGTCGCGTTTATGCTCAATCATGGTGAGGCAAAAGTCGTCATCGTAGATCCAGAGTTTTCAGTAGTCATGAAAAAAGCACTCGAGATCGCCAAAAAAGAATCTGGCCGTGAATTCTTGGTGGTAGATGTTGAAGAAAAAGAATTTGATGTTCCTGGCGAGAAGCTGGGCAAACTTACTTATGAGCAATTGCTTTCTGAGGGTGATCCTCACTTTGCATGGCAAGTGCCTGCTGATGAGTGGCAAGCTATTTGCTTGAATTACACCTCGGGTACTACGGGCAATCCTAAAGGCGTCGTGTATCACCACCGCGGCGCTGCAATCAATGCAGTGTCGAATGTGTTGGACTGGGATATGAATAAGCACCCTGTTTATCTCTGGACTCTGCCAATGTTTCATTGCAATGGCTGGTGCTTCCCGTGGACGATTGCTGCACGTGCTGGAGTAAATGTGTGCTTACGTCGGGTTGATGCGCAGCATATTTTTGCAGCGATTAAAGAACATGGTGTGACCCACTATTGCGCGGCACCGATTGTGCATAACTTATTGGTTAATGCACCTGATGAGTTGAAGGCTGGCGTGCCAGCAGGTGTCAAGGGCTTGATTGCTGGTGCTGCGCCACCCGCATCGATTATTGAAGGCATGGAAAAGTTGGGCTTTGACTTAACGCACGTTTATGGCTTAACTGAGGTGTATGGCCCAGCGTCTGTATGTGTCAAACAAGATGAATGGAATGATTTGGATATTGGTGAGCGCGCTCGTTTGAATGCGCGTCAAGGTGTGCGCTATCACATGCAGCAAGCAATTGCAGTTCTGGATCCCGAAACAATGCAGCCGGTTCCAGCGGATGGTGAAACCATGGGCGAGATTATGTTCAAGGGTAATATCGCCATGAAGGGCTATTTGAAGAATGAAAAAGCAACTCAAGAAGCCTTTGAGGGTGGCTGGTTTCACTCGGGCGATTTAGCTGTCATGAACCCTGATGGCTATGTGAAGATGAAGGACCGTAGTAAGGACATCATTATTTCTGGAGGAGAAAACATCTCCTCCGTAGAAGTTGAGGATGTGCTTTATCGCCACCCCGCAATTAATGCTGCCGCTGTAGTTGCCAAACCGGATCCAAAGTGGGGTGAAACCCCTTGTGCCTTCCTGGAAATTAAGCCCGGTGCAGAGGTGACCGCCGAGGAAATCATTGCCCATTGCAAACAGCATTTGGCTGGCTTTAAGGTTCCTAGGGCGATTGTGTTCTGTGAGCTACCAAAGACCTCTACTGGCAAGATTCAGAAGTTTGAGTTGCGCAAGCAGGCTGGATCAGCCGCTGCTATTGATGTCTAG